A region from the Coleofasciculus sp. FACHB-T130 genome encodes:
- a CDS encoding transposase, which yields LKQYRALATRYDKLAESFLGGIYLAATVIWLN from the coding sequence ACTCAAACAGTATCGAGCGCTCGCTACACGCTACGACAAGCTGGCGGAGAGTTTCCTGGGCGGTATTTATCTAGCTGCTACGGTCATCTGGCTTAATTGA